One segment of Chloroflexota bacterium DNA contains the following:
- a CDS encoding sugar ABC transporter permease, which translates to MASWWFYQQRKAAPYVFIAPFFLLFLAFSLYPVIYAFLLSFQKQTGLSTPQWVGLKNYRNLLEDPRFLKSIWNTTYFALGSVLIQLPIAFALALAFDSRFARRFTQLYRVAFFFPVLTSAVVVSLIWVLVLNKDYGMLNTALEMIGLPRIPWLQSTRWAMPAIILLGVWTWSGFNAFYFLAGLQGIPNELKEAAMIDGANRWQVLTRVTIPLLRPVIMFVVIQSIIGSYNLFAQPFLLTGGGPSDATLTVTMYLYYTGFQYFKLGYASAIGYSLVVIVFILSAVNLYFFGAFRED; encoded by the coding sequence ATCGCAAGCTGGTGGTTTTATCAGCAGCGTAAGGCTGCCCCTTATGTCTTTATCGCCCCCTTCTTCCTGCTTTTCCTGGCGTTCTCCCTGTACCCGGTCATCTACGCGTTCCTGCTGAGCTTTCAGAAGCAGACCGGCCTGAGCACACCCCAATGGGTCGGCCTGAAGAACTACAGGAACCTTCTGGAGGACCCTCGTTTCCTTAAGTCGATCTGGAATACCACGTATTTCGCGTTGGGGAGCGTCCTCATCCAGCTTCCCATCGCGTTCGCCCTGGCGCTGGCCTTCGATTCCAGGTTCGCGCGGCGGTTTACCCAGTTGTATCGGGTCGCCTTCTTCTTCCCCGTGTTGACCTCAGCTGTGGTCGTCTCCCTGATCTGGGTGTTGGTCCTCAACAAGGATTACGGTATGCTCAACACCGCGCTGGAGATGATCGGGCTGCCGCGGATCCCCTGGCTGCAATCCACGCGTTGGGCTATGCCGGCGATCATCCTGCTGGGCGTCTGGACCTGGAGTGGGTTCAACGCGTTTTACTTCCTGGCCGGGCTGCAAGGGATCCCGAACGAGCTCAAAGAGGCGGCCATGATCGATGGGGCCAATCGCTGGCAGGTGCTCACGCGAGTGACGATCCCCCTCCTGCGGCCGGTGATCATGTTCGTGGTGATCCAGTCCATCATCGGGTCCTACAACCTGTTCGCCCAGCCGTTCCTGCTCACCGGTGGAGGCCCCTCCGATGCCACGCTCACGGTGACCATGTACCTGTACTACACGGGCTTCCAGTACTTCAAGCTGGGGTATGCGTCGGCGATCGGCTATAGCCTGGTCGTCATCGTCTTCATCC
- a CDS encoding extracellular solute-binding protein, with amino-acid sequence MSSEAKRFSRREFLRMAGVAAGATVLAACAPSGQAPAAPAKEEAKPAETKGEINLTFWGFATNRNKWYIALAEKYKEEHPEVTIDVQEIAYREMHDKVLTTLVAGTGAPDIADIEISRFGQYVKGERVGFLPLNDWLAPYKENLYERSALSPWSWQGKNYGLGNELNACLLFYRWDLLEEAGIEYPINTWEELIQKGKDYVAATGKKWVSLSPTGWDYWWMIAQAFNGFFDEEGNPSFDNEGGVKTMKMLADWKWVHDLVVMRAEGQAWYGQMTAGEFAIHLGAPWMQGFMKDNAADLEGKWEMQLFPLWEDGSGAKSGTYGGTGTCITEQTKYADVCWDFIRYCNLTNDGVLLGFEMQNLFPTWKPAWDDPRMQFEDPYFHNQKPAEFITAGAPHMPPLHNSPWWPEVTDAFSRLVITPVLSEETKMPVEEAMAACREEVDRIIAG; translated from the coding sequence ATGTCTTCAGAAGCCAAGCGTTTCAGCCGGCGGGAGTTTCTGCGCATGGCTGGTGTGGCGGCCGGTGCCACCGTCCTGGCGGCCTGCGCCCCCTCGGGACAGGCGCCCGCGGCGCCCGCAAAAGAGGAGGCCAAGCCTGCTGAGACGAAGGGGGAGATCAATCTCACGTTCTGGGGATTCGCGACGAACCGAAACAAATGGTACATCGCGCTGGCCGAGAAATACAAGGAGGAGCATCCCGAGGTCACGATCGATGTGCAGGAGATCGCCTACCGGGAGATGCACGATAAGGTGCTGACCACGCTGGTGGCCGGCACGGGCGCTCCGGACATCGCCGACATCGAGATATCCCGCTTTGGCCAGTACGTGAAAGGCGAGCGCGTCGGCTTTTTGCCCTTGAACGACTGGCTGGCGCCGTACAAGGAGAACCTCTACGAGCGATCGGCGCTCAGCCCGTGGAGCTGGCAGGGTAAGAACTACGGCCTGGGTAACGAGCTCAACGCCTGTCTCCTCTTCTATCGCTGGGATCTCTTGGAGGAGGCCGGCATCGAGTATCCCATCAACACCTGGGAGGAGCTGATCCAGAAGGGCAAGGATTACGTGGCTGCCACCGGGAAGAAGTGGGTCTCGCTGTCGCCGACGGGATGGGATTACTGGTGGATGATCGCCCAGGCCTTCAACGGCTTCTTCGATGAGGAGGGGAATCCCTCCTTCGACAACGAGGGCGGCGTCAAGACCATGAAGATGCTGGCCGATTGGAAGTGGGTGCATGACCTCGTGGTGATGCGCGCGGAGGGCCAGGCCTGGTATGGCCAGATGACCGCGGGCGAGTTCGCCATCCACCTGGGGGCCCCCTGGATGCAGGGCTTCATGAAGGACAACGCGGCCGATCTGGAGGGCAAGTGGGAGATGCAGCTCTTCCCGCTGTGGGAGGATGGCTCTGGCGCCAAGAGCGGCACCTACGGCGGCACGGGCACCTGCATCACGGAGCAGACCAAGTACGCGGACGTGTGCTGGGACTTCATCCGCTACTGCAATCTGACCAACGACGGGGTGCTGCTCGGATTCGAGATGCAGAACCTGTTCCCCACCTGGAAGCCGGCCTGGGATGACCCGCGCATGCAGTTCGAGGATCCGTACTTCCACAACCAGAAGCCTGCCGAGTTCATCACGGCGGGGGCGCCGCACATGCCGCCGCTGCATAACTCGCCGTGGTGGCCCGAGGTGACGGATGCCTTCAGCCGCCTGGTGATCACACCGGTGCTCTCTGAGGAGACGAAGATGCCGGTGGAGGAGGCCATGGCAGCCTGCCGAGAGGAAGTGGATCGCATCATCGCAGGTTGA